A genomic window from Candidatus Dormiibacterota bacterium includes:
- a CDS encoding GAF domain-containing protein, translated as MATMGHITGTGAAESRLARLRGVDDERAYLYQIVETISCGPDLEAILRGTVRLVCEAVACHGCFIYFVQEGRLVLRAAPPRYRHREGKVSLAMGEGLTGWAAKTRRSAFIRENALDDPRVVHVPELEEELFQSLVSVPILSRAGDVIGVITLHAQAPYEFSRKDRDFIESTATLVAGAVENARLYEEATARVGLLTELSTLSQRIGSAQSVAELLTVVVRGCRELVGAERCEIHLLDAERLVLRAASPQRYARPVVDTRGLWLDVLRGGRTLGPEETSALPVILWGPQASGTPLFVPLSVGDSRVGLLCVLARHLSDDARSVLTSIASHTAVAVRQHQFIESLKEKNLVKEFFEILSRDHVHGEELAAQAERLRCNLDTPHVVLHALPWETALPARRRGGRRAEGAPAETRDWGELAGRVETALATELPGAIFDRWETSLRGLLRVPPGGGEAIVELVRRVYGEGRTAAAGLVSVGLSNACRGRDSYPHGFEEAAAAATVGPLIAGSPRVFTYEELGPYRYVLGSDPGVRDQYQDRLERLVEYDRRRGTELLDTLERYLDKRGNIVGTARVLYLHSNTLRQRLTRIERLAELDLAGEDWLSLAIAIRVVKLRMLRQSAHDDRRADDG; from the coding sequence ATGGCGACGATGGGCCACATCACCGGCACGGGTGCCGCGGAGAGCCGGCTGGCGCGGCTGCGCGGGGTGGACGACGAGCGCGCCTACCTCTACCAGATCGTCGAGACGATCAGCTGCGGCCCCGACCTGGAGGCGATCCTCCGCGGCACCGTCCGGCTGGTCTGCGAGGCGGTCGCCTGCCATGGGTGCTTCATCTACTTCGTCCAGGAGGGCCGGCTCGTCCTCCGCGCCGCGCCGCCCCGGTACCGCCACCGCGAGGGAAAGGTGAGCCTGGCCATGGGCGAGGGCCTCACCGGGTGGGCGGCGAAGACCCGCCGCTCCGCCTTCATCCGCGAGAACGCGCTCGACGATCCCCGGGTGGTGCACGTCCCCGAGCTCGAGGAGGAGCTCTTCCAGTCGCTGGTCTCGGTGCCGATCCTCTCCCGCGCCGGCGACGTGATCGGCGTCATCACCCTCCACGCACAGGCGCCGTACGAGTTCAGCCGCAAGGACCGAGATTTCATCGAGAGCACCGCCACCCTGGTCGCGGGCGCGGTCGAGAACGCCCGGCTCTACGAGGAGGCGACCGCCCGGGTGGGGCTGCTCACCGAGCTGTCGACGCTGTCGCAGCGGATCGGCTCGGCGCAGAGCGTCGCCGAGCTGCTCACCGTCGTGGTGCGCGGCTGCCGCGAGCTGGTCGGCGCCGAGCGCTGCGAGATCCACCTCCTCGACGCCGAGCGGCTGGTGCTGCGCGCCGCCAGCCCCCAGCGCTACGCCCGCCCGGTGGTCGATACCCGCGGGCTCTGGCTCGACGTGCTCAGGGGTGGCCGCACCCTCGGCCCCGAGGAGACCAGCGCCCTGCCGGTGATCCTCTGGGGCCCGCAGGCGTCGGGCACCCCCCTCTTCGTCCCCCTCAGCGTCGGCGACAGCCGGGTGGGGCTGCTCTGCGTGCTCGCCCGCCACCTCAGCGACGACGCCCGCAGCGTGCTCACCTCGATCGCCTCGCACACCGCGGTGGCGGTGCGGCAGCACCAGTTCATCGAGTCGCTGAAGGAGAAGAACCTCGTCAAGGAGTTCTTCGAGATCCTGTCGCGCGACCACGTCCACGGCGAGGAGCTCGCCGCCCAGGCGGAGCGGCTGCGCTGCAACCTCGACACCCCGCACGTGGTGCTGCACGCGTTGCCCTGGGAGACGGCCCTCCCGGCGCGGCGGCGCGGCGGCCGGCGCGCCGAGGGGGCACCCGCCGAGACCCGCGACTGGGGCGAGCTGGCCGGCCGGGTCGAGACCGCGCTCGCCACCGAGCTGCCGGGCGCGATCTTCGACCGCTGGGAGACCTCGCTCCGCGGGCTGCTCCGGGTGCCACCCGGCGGCGGCGAGGCGATCGTGGAGCTGGTCCGCCGGGTGTACGGCGAGGGCCGCACCGCCGCCGCCGGGCTGGTCTCGGTGGGGCTGTCGAACGCCTGCCGCGGCCGCGACAGCTATCCCCACGGCTTCGAGGAGGCGGCGGCGGCGGCCACCGTCGGGCCGCTGATCGCCGGCAGCCCGCGGGTCTTCACCTACGAGGAGCTGGGCCCCTACCGCTACGTCCTCGGCTCCGACCCGGGGGTCCGCGACCAGTACCAGGACCGGCTCGAGCGCCTCGTCGAGTACGACCGGCGGCGGGGCACCGAACTCCTCGACACCCTGGAGCGCTACCTCGACAAGCGCGGGAACATCGTCGGCACCGCACGGGTGCTCTACCTGCACTCGAACACGCTCCGGCAGCGCCTCACCCGGATCGAGCGGCTGGCCGAGCTCGACCTCGCCGGCGAGGACTGGCTCTCGCTGGCCATCGCCATCCGGGTGGTGAAGCTCCGGATGCTGCGTCAATCGGCTCACGACGATCGGAGGGCGGACGATGGCTGA
- a CDS encoding glutamate synthase, with amino-acid sequence MAAVDTTAAVVDCAGLATREVNRAIRRHAASGAPEIVVENPAARHALAVALEATTTVRFTGSVGWYAAGMNQGPHIVVEGNCGWGLGECMTEGRIDVQGNAGSGTAASIRGGQVFVRGDTGARAGIAMKGGTLIVGGDVGYMSGFMMQRGTMIVCGDAADGLGDSLYEGVIYVAGRVASLGADADEHELTEADGVTLRRSLEPYGIDAGSLGFRRIESGRRLWNFSAREPELWRSAL; translated from the coding sequence GTGGCAGCGGTAGACACCACGGCCGCGGTCGTCGACTGCGCCGGGCTGGCCACCCGCGAGGTCAACCGTGCCATCCGCCGCCACGCCGCCTCCGGTGCCCCGGAGATCGTCGTCGAGAACCCGGCCGCGCGGCACGCCCTCGCGGTGGCGCTCGAGGCCACCACCACGGTGCGCTTCACCGGCTCGGTGGGCTGGTACGCGGCGGGGATGAACCAGGGGCCCCACATCGTCGTCGAGGGCAACTGCGGCTGGGGCCTGGGCGAGTGCATGACCGAGGGCCGGATCGACGTCCAGGGGAATGCCGGGTCGGGAACCGCTGCCTCGATCCGCGGCGGCCAGGTGTTCGTGCGCGGCGACACCGGCGCCCGCGCCGGGATCGCGATGAAGGGCGGCACCCTGATCGTCGGCGGCGACGTCGGCTACATGTCCGGGTTCATGATGCAGCGGGGCACGATGATCGTCTGCGGCGACGCCGCCGACGGGCTCGGCGACTCGCTGTACGAGGGCGTCATCTACGTTGCCGGGCGGGTGGCCTCGCTGGGCGCCGACGCCGATGAGCACGAGCTCACCGAGGCCGACGGCGTCACCCTGCGCCGCAGCCTCGAGCCCTATGGCATCGATGCCGGCTCGCTCGGGTTCCGGCGGATCGAGAGCGGGCGCCGGCTGTGGAACTTCTCGGCCCGCGAGCCCGAGCTGTGGAGGTCGGCGCTGTGA
- a CDS encoding amidophosphoribosyltransferase has translation MCGIVGLLYKDPERRGAVGGILAEMCQELGRRGPDSTGMALYGVAAEGALVVRVDLDRADREAAAAAVVAACGDLTAVREHRRTGRSLRLAVTAVDEGRLADHLEARVGGVRVFSIGRSMEVVKDTGWADELDRTHSLHDHVGTHGIGHTRMATESRVDIAHSHPFWARPFPDVAVVHNGTITNYHRLRRRLELRGHHFATGNDSEVIAVYIADRLAAGEPLADALRASVSDLDGTFAYLIATDTAVGVARDQFATKPLLYAENDEMVLLASEEIAMRRVFPDPSLVPRELQAKEVRWWQR, from the coding sequence GTGTGTGGCATCGTCGGCTTGCTCTACAAGGACCCGGAACGGCGCGGGGCGGTGGGCGGCATCCTGGCGGAGATGTGCCAGGAGCTCGGCCGCCGCGGCCCCGACTCCACCGGCATGGCCCTCTACGGCGTGGCCGCCGAGGGTGCCCTGGTGGTGCGGGTCGACCTCGACCGTGCCGACCGGGAGGCGGCCGCCGCGGCGGTGGTCGCCGCCTGCGGCGACCTGACCGCGGTCCGCGAGCACCGGCGCACCGGCCGCAGCCTGCGGCTGGCGGTCACCGCGGTCGACGAGGGCCGCCTCGCCGACCACCTCGAGGCCCGGGTCGGCGGGGTGCGGGTCTTCTCCATCGGCCGCTCGATGGAGGTGGTCAAGGACACCGGCTGGGCCGACGAGCTCGACCGCACCCACTCGCTGCACGACCACGTCGGCACCCACGGCATCGGCCACACCCGGATGGCCACCGAGAGCCGCGTCGACATCGCCCACTCCCACCCGTTCTGGGCGCGGCCGTTCCCCGACGTCGCCGTGGTGCACAACGGGACGATCACCAACTACCACCGGCTCCGCCGCCGGCTGGAGCTGCGCGGCCACCACTTCGCGACCGGCAACGACTCCGAGGTGATCGCCGTGTACATCGCCGACCGGCTGGCGGCGGGCGAGCCGCTGGCCGACGCGCTGCGCGCGTCGGTGAGCGACCTCGACGGCACCTTCGCCTACCTGATCGCCACCGACACCGCCGTCGGGGTCGCCCGCGACCAGTTCGCCACCAAGCCGCTCCTCTACGCCGAGAACGACGAGATGGTGCTGCTCGCCTCCGAGGAGATCGCCATGCGCAGGGTCTTCCCCGATCCCAGCCTGGTGCCCCGTGAGCTGCAGGCGAAGGAGGTGCGCTGGTGGCAGCGGTAG